CGTATGTGATTGACCGCCATCTGAGTCAGGTCCTGGGACATCCCCTGGCGCTCAATGACGAAGAGATAGACGTCTGTCTCCCCGGAGCACCAGAGGTTCACAATCCTGCCAAGCCATTTTCGCCAGAGATCCAAAGCGCAACCGCAACCAAGTCATTTCAGCATAATCCTCAGGCACGCGCCTCGGTAGCGGAGGATGACGTCCAGAACTATGCACCAGTAGACCATCCGACCTTTGGGTCCGTTTCCTCTACTGGAGACCTTACCGACGGTAGCACCATCGGAACCCACGAAGACAGTCTCAACACCGACCACCTTGTATATCGGCCGCAGAACTTGGGCGAATCTATCCTTGGTTTCCTGGTGACGTATTCACGGCTGCTTGGGCAAGCTCTCGACCTCTTCCACAAGTCCATCCACAGCCGGTCCATCACTTGGGACAAGGTGCTTGAGATGACGTCGAGGATCCATGCCTGGTGGAATACGCTTCCACCATCGTTTCAGGGAGAGGGACTTACATCGATCTTTGTAGAACCACAATCCCATCATGGACCTCCCTTTGCGATATTATACCATCAGCTCATCCTTATCATGAACAggcctttcctttctctcccgACGAACCGAACGGATTTTCAATTTAGTTTGCAGACCGCGGTGAATGCCAGTCGAGCcatcgtcaagaagctgaaacTACGCCAAGGGGATTCGCCTTTGGTGGCCTGGCCAGGGATGCTGTCGGCTGCGTGGATGGCAGGGCTAACCATTTCGTACGCCGGATTGCTGAAGCTTTACCCAATGGAGAAGACTATCTTGTACGTTGCGACTGCTTTTTCAAAGCCCTTGGTAACTTTGTCCGTCAGTACTGGGTTAAGCTAACTTTTTTTCACCGCAGGGATCTTAATTGTGCCATAAAGCTCCTTGGCATGATGAGTCGAAATTGGACCAGCGCCCACCACTGCCGGGTGACGTTAAAGATGCTGCTAGACAGGTTAACGTCGAAGCCGTTCATGGAAAAGATCAACCCAGCTCTATCGGCAGACCCGTCGTTCGCCGTATTGACGGACTGGAGCCAGCCTGTCTTTTCAACATACCAGAACCTTCTCGAGGGAAGCCGCAACAAGCGGCGGCGAGTTGACCAAAACAACACAAAGAACAACAATACCAACAACAACGTCAATAACATCAACAATAACTTTATGGGTGGTTCCATGAGCGGGTATCCGGCTAACCACTTTGTTGGACCTGACACGGAATTCATGGGCGGCGACAATCTCTGGGACTACCCGAGCTTCCAGCCCGTTTTGGAGTACACGGGTCCGGATTTCGGATTCGACGCAGATCAGTTCTCCCAGCAAGGGGAGTGGGAGCGATTCTTGAGCGAGAACATGAACGCAGAATCGTCAGGGCTATTGTTCAACAATGCCGGATGGGACACATATTTTCAGAGCATGGGAGACAGATTGAATGTGTAAGTGAAAACgtaatttctttttattctaTGCTGTATAATTTGTAATGTTTGGGCGTTACGATGTGGGACTtgggctggatgctgccATCAATTTTCAACATGATTTGATTCTGACCGCATCCACAATCGTTTACGTGGGAATAATCATAACATAAAAAGTGCAAATCACAAACGGGCACATGAATATATATAGTGGTATATGAACTGGAAAcgagaaaaataaaaactacCATACAAATTGTCGTCTAAAGTCTTGAGACAAATCAAACACCTCGTCTGATGCCATTCCTCTTGCAAAAGCCGTGccagaagccaaggcagGCTCTACAGCCGTGGGAAGAGCTGTAGCAGCTGGAGTTGGTTCCATCGGCCGTGGTGGAAACGCCTCGGCACTAGCTCTCGAGCTCACCTCGGGCAGATTTCTCGACAACGGCTCTGGCGGGACGGGATATGTCTCGAAAGACCTCGGATCGGTGTCTTCACGGGCCGTTCCGTTTGTCTCCAAGTCGTCTGATGCCGTTGGGCGCCCGAGGACTTCGCCTGCCCAGCGCTTTACCTCGTCTGCTGTATTTAAAGGGAAGTTGTCCCAGTGGGCGATTGTgcccgtcttcttggcctctaTTCGGCCAGCCGCGTCAGTCGTTGTTGCGGCGGCAGTCGTACTTAAAACGTCTGTCCTCTTGCTGGGCTCGTGCTTGAAAGCGTCTTGCAGGACCGTGTCATCCGACAcctggaggagctgcaggagcACTGCCTCGGTAACTGCAAGACGATGCTCGAGCGCCTCGATGTAACCCTTGGCAGGACCACTGATATGTGCCGTCAGATTAAAGGAGTCCGCTGATGAGATGTTGATTACTGAGCTGGCGTTGCATCTTACCGCTTGTATAGCTTGGGCCACACGCATTCCCGTTTCATATCACGGCATCGCGAACAAGTCGGTCTACAGAAGGTGGTTAATCATGATTCTCATTCTCCTTACACGGGTGAATGAatgaaagaaacaagacatgACATCTTGATGACCCATTGAAATGTGTTTAAGAAGCATATGCTCACCTTTTTTCATCGCACTGCAGCGAAGATTTGATTATACATTAGTATATTCATCCcaaatctctctctccaccagcTTCCACAGTCTTTTTCTCACCTTTTGCTTTCGAGATCTGCAACCATCGCAGGCTGCGCGGCCACGGACCGGAGCCATGTGAGAGAGTCTTCCGCAAGTGGGGCCGGATATGACGATGGGTGGGCGCGGCCTCGTAGGTGCTTCAACTCATGATCCCGCACCGGAAACGTCTGGGTCTAGGCCCTCCTGAGCCTTGTCTGCAGGGAAGCAGATGGGGGAACTGTTGCGTTTAGGTGAAGAATGGTGAGTTGGATCGAGTGCTAGGAGTGTGGGTTTAGTAGACAATTGATTGGCAACAGGGCGGAGGAAAGAGAACCCTTCTGGGGGCGGCTAAAAGATGGGCCGATGGCTCACAGTTTCGGTTTCGGAACATTGAAGTTGCATCACCGTGACACTTTTAAGCAGTCAGTGTTAAACGGAAAGAGCAACCAGCGACTGAACTCACATGAGCGCATAgattatgaagaagaaggaaattaAGATTTGGAACAGAAAGTCTCCTCTCCTCTATCATCCTCGGAGACGGAATTCCGTTTTCTCGCCATGTTTGAATTTTGCGTTACCGGTAAGCTGCCCGTAAAGGGCTTTCGAAGCTCGGAACAAGATCCGAACTTTGCTATGtgctgcatgtaccttggTAAAGTGCAtgcgtcttcctcttccgtACTGCAGATTTCACACATTATACTGACATACTTCGTGCCAGACTAACAGGCTCCCTCTTCACTCGGTATCTTCGCCTGCGTCGCCTCCATGACAACATGAAGTGCACAAGAGCGAATGACGCACTTATTTCACTACGCTATTCTAGGCCGCTAGCAGTTCCCGTACGCATTACCCCAGAGCTCGGCATCGTTGGTGGAGTGATTCAGCGGAGCGCTGCATGTGCTATTGGTACTTGTATTATTCATGCAACAGCCCCTCCAAGCAGTAAAATGTCCGAGGCATCTCGATACCTTGGTTAGAATCCTTTCTTTATATTAACTTTGATCATACTTTCTCAACGTCTCACGGCATAGTCAGCctatatataggtatattGCAGGCCATCACTTGCTCCTTAGACCTTTTCTCATTTTCAACTTGATTTCAACTTCATTATTTCTTCGTCTACTACTACAATGCCTGCTACTTccactctcttcccctccaCCTTTACTCCCTTTACCGTGCAGACACAATCCTCCCCCGATGTCTCCATCTCCGGTATCCGATCGTCTgactcatcttcttccctcccccctcttcttctgctgcacGGATACCCAGAGACGCACCACATGTGGCACACTGTCGCACCTCAGCTCACGTCTCACTTCTCCCTTGTTATAATGGACATTCGCGGCTATGGCGCCTCTTCCAAGCCCGCCAACAACACTGCTCTCTACGCCAAGAGCCACATGGCTAATGATTGCATCGCCGTCATGGACGCCCTTGGCTATGCCAACCAGCCCTTTTACGTCTGTGGCCATGATCGCGGTGCCCGTATCACTCATAAGCTCCTCGTCGATCATCCAACACGCATCCGCAAggccatcctcctcgacatATGCCCTACCTTGGCAATGTACAACTGCACACATCCCATGTTCCCAAAGGCCTACTTTCACTGGTACTTCCTAATCCAGCAGTCTCCTCTCCCCGAAACCCTCATCAACGGGGCTCCTCGCCAGGTCGTTGAGGGGTTCATGTCTGGCATGGGGTCCCAGAGTCTTTCCATGTTCCACGAGGATGCCCTGGCGGAGTACATCAAGTGtatggaagatgaggacTACGTTCACGCCACTTGCCAGGACTACCGCGCCGCCGCTACACATGACCTTGACGAGCAGAAAGATGATCTCGCCAAGGGGAAGCTGATCCAGTCACCAATTCGGGTGTTGCTGGGCAAGAATGGCATTGTCAATCGCCTCTTTGACGGAAAGGAGGAGTGGACGAAAGTTACAGCCGAAGGAGTGCCCGTCGAAGTGGAAGCTGTCGACTCTGGCCATTTTATCCCAGAACAGATCCCAGATGTGGTTGTTTCCAACATTCTCGACTTCTTTCAGTAAACACTATGTTAAAGGAGATATGCTGTCGCACGTCAGGCACGTTGTCAGGGTAAAAGCTAAATAATATCAAGATACCATGTTTTTGTTCTAATACATCTATCTCATTAGGTATATGGATTCCCGCAAAGAAGCCGTTTTCAACGGCTCTTcccttctccgtctccagGAATTAAAACTCTTCTtggcccttcttctccctcaactCAAAATGAAATTGGCAAGGTGCACAAATGTGCATTCCCAAATGCTTCGCCCGCTCCAAATGATGACAGTTAAAAGCAATAGCAGTCAAAAAGGTGAGAAATCAAAAGAGtgtaagaaaaaaacaacagcaAAAACAGAAGAGGGCCAATCCGAGGGAGACGGTAGAATtcgtaaaagaaaaaaatgtgaaaatgaaaaaaaggagaagaaccaAGAAGCTAAAAATGATGCCCTTTAGCCTATTTTCGCCTGTTCTTCCCAAAAGGCCCTGTATCCATCGTGTCCAAcctgaaaatgaaaaaaacgCCATCATACTTGACCtatgtttttcttttgtttccttgtCAGCATTCAAATCGTTTGCCTCCAGCCATTGCCAAATATGCTCGCCATTCTAACGTCCCTTTCCCCTGCCTCCTCCCAATCCCATCCAAATATTCGGGCTTCTCTTTGGGTGAAAGGCCATGACGTCACCTCACCGTTGATTAATATACATATACATTATAGCCAAAAGAGGCGACGAAAGCATTACAAAAAAATAGTGTAAAATAAAGGGGAATCTTTCAGAAAGCCACTTGTGATTCTTTGGTTTTCGTTCttttttgttatttttttctttaattctCGATGACGGTAGTCGTAGACAGACGCTTGGTGGCCTCGGATCCCGAGGTGCTAATAGCACTCAGAGTCAGGGACTGAACCGAGTAGCGGAGAGGCTTGGTGCCGTCAGTCTGGTCCGGGGGTGTGTGAGGTTCATCCGTAGAAACGCGGCGATCCAAGTCGAACTCGCTGGTGTCGTCGTCCTCAATCTCTGAGGGGGGAGCTGTGTCGAAGCTGGTGTCGGCAACAGAggcatcttcctccttgTCTGTAGATGCATCAACGTCAGTTGACGTCTCAACGTCGGTTGGGATATCAGCCTCAGTCGGCACATCAGCTTCGGGTGGGATCTCCACATCAGCAGGAACGTGAACGTCGGTGGGAACATCAACGTTGGTTGGCATCTCAACGGGGGCGTCGATAGCCCGCTCCTGACTTGGCTGACGGCTATGAGACGCCTCCACGTGTGTCTCCCCGTGAGAAACGGGAACGACACCACCTCCCAGGCGAGCCCAGAACATTTGCTCCCTCAGACGCACGCTCTCCTCCCAGGCTGCCTTTTcgttctcttcatcgtcggccCTCCAGTATCCGTCCTTGACCATACGAAGGAATCCCAGGAACTGGCAGGTAGATCGAACGCGGACGGTGCAGTAACCGCAAAGAGGATATCGCTGCGCAGAATCAGCTTCGCTTGTCCGGAAGCGGTAGTTGCGCAGATACTCTGCGTCCTTGCGGCTCTCGCCACACAACGAGCAAGGATAAAACTGCGGCTTGGGCACGGGAAGGAAACTTGGAGTCGTCGGCGGCGCTGGGATTGGCTCAACCACCAGCGAGCCATCGGCCATGGCAGTCAAGACAGTGCGGCGAGCCAGCCACGACAATCCTGGAGCGGCATCAAGACGCAGTGTGGGCTCAACATCTTCGGTCAGGGCGCGCTTGAAAAAGCGAGTATCCTTGAGTTGAGGAATCGTCGAAGGGGTCGATGTAGCGCTGGTGATGGATGCGTTTGCGTTTGCGGATGCGTTTGGAGATTGCggtgtgctgctgctgctgcttggggcGAGGTTTGAAAAGGCACCCAACGACGAGGTAGAGGCATTAGAGAGATGAGCACTAGAGGTTGAGCCGCCGAGTCCGATGAATCCGCCAATAGAGCCAGCGGATCCACGGTTTCCAGGGCGCTGGTGGGAAAGACGAGCGAGGGCGACAAAATCCTCATATCCAGCAATATCGGTGCGCAAGACAGGCTGGATAAGATGGGTAAGGCTGGTCGGAGGGGCCGGGGTATGGTGTGTTTCGGCGTGATGTCCTGGAGCAGATGCCACTGGCTTCTCCTGGAGAGACTTatcttcttccttggcttCGACACCGGGAGTTGATGGggttgtgttgttgttgctctgGTCGTCGCGCTCCATCACCATAGTCTCGAGGACGTGCTTCAGCTCGGATAGCTGCTCCTGTTGAGACTTGAGAAGGCTCTCGGAATCCGCAAGCTGAGCCTTGAGCTGatcgttcttcttctgcaagaCGTCATGCTGGAACTGGGCGTCTTCCTTGGCAGCAATGACCATCTTGTTTGCCTCCTCAAAGAGAGCCGTTGTGAGATTCTCCAGCTCCTGCTCAATCTTacgcttctctctctctgtttctATCCGGCCTGTTGTCTCCTCggacagcttcttttctattgccttcttctccgtcaaCCAGGCTTTTCGCTCGCTTTCCAACGTTGTCCTGCGGATCCAGACATCGCCGGCCATCATCTCGCGCTGAGAGGCAATCTGAGCCTCCAGCTCGCGGATGCGTCCGTGGGAATTCTCGAGCTCGTGACGAGTCGCTGATAGTGTATCATCAAGCGCGGTTTGGTGgttgatggcgttgatgagtTTTGTGCTGAGCGTAGCAACTTCGTCGCTGAGTCCGGGATGCTGAGAGTTGGTAGAAGCACCATCGCTATCGGTTTTGTTTAGGTCCGGGTGTGCGGTTGAAGGCCTGAGTCCGTTGCTAGACGAGGAGGCAGTTCGGGTTCGCGGATCGGGTAGTGTGCTCATCTCGTGGGAGGGGAAGTATGAGGCAGCTCTTGACGCGAATGAGATGATGGGCAGATTCGAAACTGACGGCGATTTGGGGGGCGGTCGAGGCCTGTATGTTGACGATGAATCGTCACCAGTTCCCGGCACAGTTGATATTGACCGGAGGTGGCTGAGTGATCTGGCTGACGATGAGGGAAAGTGCTGAGACCAGCCGGCAACGTGGATAAAGCTGGAGATTAAGTTGTTAGTAGGATGTTCCATTGCTTCGTTGCATCTCGCGAAGCTGAGACATTCGTAAAAAAAATGATCCACggttgagaaagaaaaatgatgaagatgcgaCAAGAGGTTTGAATGCGCAAGAGTGAAACAGAAGATCAAAAATCAAAAATAGGAAAATcgaaaatggaaaaaatCAAAAAGGGCAATATTAGACTCGGAATAAACCGATGCAGGCAAAAATCATAGGGCAGGGGCGGCggaagagggaaagagggacgatgcatgcatgtatgACGTACGAATCCATAGTTGATGCTTCCTCGAAGCCGAAGGCTAAATGAGCCGAGCGTTTCCTTCCTTCTGGGCTATCTCCCTCACTCGGTATTTTCGGCGGGCGATGCCGTCACTTTTATCGCCGTCCGCGTCTTCCGTATTCGTGTTCGGTGTGTCGCTATCGGCGGAAGAGGAAGTAGATGGAGGGTAAAAAGTCGATTTGGATGTCCTCCTGTaggatggagaaggaaaagtcgAGAGGaaaatggagaaaaagaagttgaagaccGGTAGAGGAGCTAACAAGCTAGAGTCCAGCACTGGCTTGTCGCTGGCCGCAATCGGAATAATAAAAGGTTGTAGGTTGcaaaaagtataatatagtGTACGGTACAGTCGGGTATAGTGCGTAAGGATGTACTATGCAGGTatcgaaaagaaaaagaatccaAAAGgaaaggcagagaagacgaaaaagcTGAGAAATGGCGCCAAGCGTTATGTGGCGTCGCACGCGCGCAGACGGTTGTGCGGAGGCCGGTAGGAATGGGGAAAGAAAGTGAGCGAGAGGCTGATCTGATAGAGAGACCTAACAGAGAGTGACGGGAGAGCGACTGAGTCTGCGactgagactgagactgGCAAGAACcagaaaccaaaaaaaaatcaaggaaCAGAGAGAGCTAAGTCGGCGTCGACGGAAGCCGGATTACGGAGTCGAGTAATAAAGGAGGTCGGTcggaaaaaggaaaaaggaagcgCGGCACGGTAGAGACAAGATTTGGCAGCGCACAAGCCAAGGATGTGCAATAAAAAACGGGCGTGGGAAGGGTGCCGAAAAAGGGTCTAGGGCGCGTActgtatacgagtacggcGCCGTCTCGTTGCTGCGGCTGGGCTTGCTCTCTCTCGAATTGGTGATGCTCGTGTCGGGCTTCTTCGTTTCTCGCAAAGAGGTTTGATATTGGCACtcgagaagcagagcagagagaggaaacGGAACTGCAAGCAAGCGTATCGTGAGGGGTGTTTGCGGGTTCAAGAGGGAGCGGGCGAATAGCCTCCCTCTGTGAGTCGTTTTGCCTTGTCCCCCCAATGgcgccttttcctttgcgCGGGAGGCGAAAAAAGGGCCGCCAGGACTCGTTCCCTTGGTCGAGCCGCACTGGACTACCCAGTCTGCCAGTACTTAGCAGGTACTAGTCGAGTGCTAGCTCCTGTGATGGTGCCAGTCTCCAGGTGGGCAGGATACCAGAGAGCGGCAGCGCCACGCTCAAGCCTCGTTTCCGTCCAATGGAGTGGGCTTTTGACAAGGCCCGGTGGCGGAGTGTCACTCGGCAGAATTCGAGCCCCCGGTTCGATGTCGCTGCTGgtcttggtgatgccgtGCCCGAaagtgaggagaaggacgaCGAGAGGAGCAGGAGAGCGGCAGCTGGGATGTGGATGatgtgagatggagatggagatggggaagagGCTTGATAATGTGATAACGTTCTAGTAGTAGGAGCCGCCAAGTATTAGTATTAGTACGGCTAGAGGACCGTTTGCCATGGTGACTACGACACGAAATGCAATGATAGGTTGACGTGCACATACATACGTCAATCGAAAGCGGCCCAGCCGATCTGGAGTTTGCCAGGTTTAgacttctcctctcctcgGTCGACTTGGTCTGCTGGCCCGGCTGGTTCTTTTATCGCCAAGGGCAGTTCTGGCCTAGCTGGTGGGGAATCTGATGCAGCAACGCAGCTCCACGAGGCACATGGATTGCTTGGTACATCCAAGATAGCCGGGGCAAGGTGGAACAAGAGGCGAGTCAAGGGATCGCGCGTTTGGCAGCAGGGCCCCCAGCTTTTTGTTACTCGTATCAAGTATATGGCCGGGCGGTGGTTTGGATTTGACAGCTGTGTGTCTTTGGGGAATATATGCAGTATCGCTTTTCCGTGGCTGTCAGTGCTATATAGGTACCTAGTAAGTAGCATTGAAGGAGGAgtgacaagaagaaggcaatgcAGTGACAATGACAGTGACAAGGTCAGGCCAAGGGACAGGATGAAGCTGTCGAGAATCAAAAAGTACTGGCTGTAAGTAGAAGCCGGGGAGGGGAATACGGTACAGACTTACAGTACCtattgatgtgatgtgctTTCGCTTAGAACTGCAGATGCGAAAGCGCAACAAGGTACCTGCAAAGTGAAGGTGCTCGGTACAATACTCGTAGGTACAATACAAAAGCACCTGTTGCTTGCGACGCTCCCCGATAACCCTAACCCGCATTAGGCAGTACTTTCCAAAAAGACCGGATGCCTTGCTGGATTCGGTAGTCGAGGCGAGAGTGTGCATACAATATCTTATCTCTGGTCTGTTCTCGTgcatctcttttctttctttctttctttctttcttcttcttcttaccTATTCTCCTCAGTAATTACGAATGTAGTACTTAGGTAGCTACTCCATATTGGATACTGTGTGTACTTTTCGCTGTCGAGACATTCAGTCACAAGCTGAACAAGCTGAGCACATATGACGAATGGCTGACGCTAGGGCCCGCTCCCGTATTCACGCACTAGTGCCTCGTACCGGGTACTTTAGCAGCAAGGGACGCTGCAGCTAGCGCTCCGTATCGCCGCATGTACTTTGTACCCAGCCGCTTGCGCAAGTTCTTGGCACCGGTCTCGAtcattttcctcttcttttttccttttttttcctttttttttttttccctttttttcttttttcttttttttacaaTCACCTGCACACTCTTATCCTTCCCCCCTTGCAGAAACACCTTAACGGGCGGCTAAAGAGGTCAAAGCTCAAGCTTGCAAATGCCGTGCGGTAATATCGTCTGGTACCTTTATCAGCTCAGTTAGGAACTTGAACGGGGGCAATTGGATGCCTCCAGAGTTGCATGTACGAGTTATGTACTTGCTGGAACCTGCAGCCATTAAAAGGagcatgcagctgctggatacatcacatgtacatacatgtacatatcgTACATGCGTCCGGCTCCATAATGGCACGTCGAGCCGCTGCTCCTTACAGCGCGTACAGCGCACCCAAGCCCTGGAAAAGCGCGTCAGGTGTTCCCAGCTACAGGGGGCCCCAGGCCGACCCGCCTTCTAGTAGTCCGCCCCCGGCATCTTTTCTGTggtctctgtctctgcccCAGAAGCATCCATCAAATATCAGATACTACTGTACTGGTGTCAGCCGTGTTGAAGCTTCAACTACTACCAATTACCGGGCACAGTACAAGTATCCGATGGATGTGTTGTTGATGTCTTGTATACTAGACCTGCCGCAACTGCCTACTAACTAGTAATTACTAGTTCTTACTAACTTGACGTTCTTGTATGTATCACCAACTCCTTGCTTCGAACAACACATCAGACACGCATCAACTCACCCCAACcaacagaaagaagaaaaagggccAATTGATCCAGAGTTCTCCATCGCTCGGTCACTCAATCAGTATCACTTAATCAGCATCGCAGCATCAGTCAACAGACGGCCCCCTCTCCCCGCGTTACTACCCAACTGCCACAGAAACAGCTATTGTCCCCGAACCAACGCATCTCACATCAATAAAGGTCCTTTTCACATTGTCCACTAACAGCAGGTGTCATTGCTCCtacaagtactccgtacctacATTCAATAGATACTCGTACAAGTTTCAGCTGTGGCTGTGCGACTATTTGCTCGCTACCAACAAGTGCTTGAACGGAGCTTTATTAGATCCATCAAATCTGTCCCTTTCGCAGCGCCATTGATGAAGCCACTACCTGAAACCGACGAGGATCATCAGGCACGTTGCGCGGCCCCGTCTCGTATCACGTCAGTAGCAGGTACGAGGCTCTCGTAACTCCAAAGCATGTCATCATTGGCTGTATAAGACAGGAAACGGCTTACCTTCACTTGCACGATCCTGAGCTAGCCGCACTGGGCTGACCCGCCTCGAACTCGGCTTTGACgccccagcagcatcaagtaTCAAAATGACCAATATCACAACTACAGTACAGTCGTTAATCGTCTTGAAGCGTATATGAACGAGtatagtacgagtattcgATGTCTAGCTTTACATACTGTGTATACGCTCATTCCTACCGACTTCACGTCTCAAAGGCGAAGCGAGTGTCCCCAAGACTTTGAACGTGTTGCGTTCTAAACAGATGCTGTATCATTCAATCTACGCTATTGCCTGTAGTTATGTATGTAGTACCCATCGACCACTCAGCGTTAAAGGGAGCCCATGAGTTGGTGCAAGTATCTCGCATCCTGCAGTCTTTCAACAGCGGGCAAGTCGTCGCCTTGGGTGAAAAGGTAGTCCGCTAACATGCTGTAAAAAAGCACCTATTTAACCGGCAGCTTTTCaagttttgttttgctcttttctggTGTGTGCTCTAGATTCAT
This genomic stretch from Trichoderma breve strain T069 chromosome 1, whole genome shotgun sequence harbors:
- a CDS encoding fungal specific transcription factor domain-containing protein, with amino-acid sequence MCQPSDADSQQIPPIEIGSFIALRPDKSEFIGSASGVFFANTVFRAFATATTTSAGTGSKRPQGDVDGLGPQATPDPGSAHEYVMAEEKAQEEAAGEDTLGVGAVGADDASKSPGLRSYGIAAPGLGIPPPPAVAKRLLVEYFRRWHPFLPFLHGPTFFEKVNRFYELEGGSPGEPMSQRNKVYQAIIFQCVFNIADSNHNQKQERELPEESRIKSAVALTSLLGILSSGHDIPSLQALLAVELYLMTQMSLRAASTVHGAMTRILYHCGLHRCPFRYVQLPRDICDMRKRIFWSAYVIDRHLSQVLGHPLALNDEEIDVCLPGAPEARASVAEDDVQNYAPVDHPTFGSVSSTGDLTDGSTIGTHEDSLNTDHLVYRPQNLGESILGFLVTYSRLLGQALDLFHKSIHSRSITWDKVLEMTSRIHAWWNTLPPSFQGEGLTSIFVEPQSHHGPPFAILYHQLILIMNRPFLSLPTNRTDFQFSLQTAVNASRAIVKKLKLRQGDSPLVAWPGMLSAAWMAGLTISYAGLLKLYPMEKTILDLNCAIKLLGMMSRNWTSAHHCRVTLKMLLDRLTSKPFMEKINPALSADPSFAVLTDWSQPVFSTYQNLLEGSRNKRRRVDQNNTKNNNTNNNVNNINNNFMGGSMSGYPANHFVGPDTEFMGGDNLWDYPSFQPVLEYTGPDFGFDADQFSQQGEWERFLSENMNAESSGLLFNNAGWDTYFQSMGDRLNV
- a CDS encoding alpha/beta hydrolase fold domain-containing protein; amino-acid sequence: MPATSTLFPSTFTPFTVQTQSSPDVSISGIRSSDSSSSLPPLLLLHGYPETHHMWHTVAPQLTSHFSLVIMDIRGYGASSKPANNTALYAKSHMANDCIAVMDALGYANQPFYVCGHDRGARITHKLLVDHPTRIRKAILLDICPTLAMYNCTHPMFPKAYFHWYFLIQQSPLPETLINGAPRQVVEGFMSGMGSQSLSMFHEDALAEYIKCMEDEDYVHATCQDYRAAATHDLDEQKDDLAKGKLIQSPIRVLLGKNGIVNRLFDGKEEWTKVTAEGVPVEVEAVDSGHFIPEQIPDVVVSNILDFFQ
- a CDS encoding GDP/GTP exchange factor sec2p domain-containing protein encodes the protein MEHPTNNLISSFIHVAGWSQHFPSSSARSLSHLRSISTVPGTGDDSSSTYRPRPPPKSPSVSNLPIISFASRAASYFPSHEMSTLPDPRTRTASSSSNGLRPSTAHPDLNKTDSDGASTNSQHPGLSDEVATLSTKLINAINHQTALDDTLSATRHELENSHGRIRELEAQIASQREMMAGDVWIRRTTLESERKAWLTEKKAIEKKLSEETTGRIETEREKRKIEQELENLTTALFEEANKMVIAAKEDAQFQHDVLQKKNDQLKAQLADSESLLKSQQEQLSELKHVLETMVMERDDQSNNNTTPSTPGVEAKEEDKSLQEKPVASAPGHHAETHHTPAPPTSLTHLIQPVLRTDIAGYEDFVALARLSHQRPGNRGSAGSIGGFIGLGGSTSSAHLSNASTSSLGAFSNLAPSSSSSTPQSPNASANANASITSATSTPSTIPQLKDTRFFKRALTEDVEPTLRLDAAPGLSWLARRTVLTAMADGSLVVEPIPAPPTTPSFLPVPKPQFYPCSLCGESRKDAEYLRNYRFRTSEADSAQRYPLCGYCTVRVRSTCQFLGFLRMVKDGYWRADDEENEKAAWEESVRLREQMFWARLGGGVVPVSHGETHVEASHSRQPSQERAIDAPVEMPTNVDVPTDVHVPADVEIPPEADVPTEADIPTDVETSTDVDASTDKEEDASVADTSFDTAPPSEIEDDDTSEFDLDRRVSTDEPHTPPDQTDGTKPLRYSVQSLTLSAISTSGSEATKRLSTTTVIEN